TGCTGCTAGTCCGAGAAAATAGCCGACGATTCCGGCTAAGATGGCGTGAAATAATGGCAGTGAGACAAAGCGAATGGTATTTGCCAGAATATATGAACCAAAGCCAGATTGACCTCTAGCTAGGTTAAAAGCATATAGGATGGAGTAAGAGCTACCTTCAGCGATCGCAAATCCTAATCCTGACATAGCCCCATAAAAAGCCCCTGTCAGTGGTTCATTTAATTTCCTGGGACGCAACAGAAATAAATATACAGGTAAAGCTTTACATATCTCCTCCAATACTCCCACACCCAAGATAAAACCAATTAACTGTGGAATAATCCCTAAATTCGATTCCGCCGCCGCGTAAAGTAGTTGGAACAGGGGGAATCTTTGAATTAACAATAGTAAAGGGATACCAACAATAGCTGTAAAGAAAACACACTTCAGCGTCTCTTGCCATGAAAACCAAGTAGGTTTAATCAAGTTGTATAAAACTACGCCCCAAATACTGGCGTAGTAGATACCCAATATCCAAGCCGTTTGCTCAAGATTTGCTGGATTAGCTACTAAGCCAATCACTAAAGGGAATAGTCCGAAAAATAACAATAACTTTACCGTATTACTACTATATAGTTCGGAACTAAACACATCTTTATAAGGAACGACGGAAGTGAATTTAAACGTCCTTAGAGTGGCTAAAAACGTTGCTGTTTCCGCTTGCTGCTTTACCAGTAGAAATGTTTCTTCCCAGTCAGGGAAAGGTTCATCAGTCCTACGACCGTAAACTCGGACAGTATTAATTAATCTAGGTTGCCAAGTTGAAAGTTCTTGGCGTATAAATGCCATAGATGAGGCTTTATCAGGAACCTGCTCAGATTCCAAGATTAATTGTAAACAACCGTCATCAATACTAGCTTTGGCAGTCACACCCTGCGGTTGAAAATAAAGGTTCATCAACGAGGCGATCGCATTTACATCGCCTTGTTTGGCAAGTTGTAAATAGTCATTGGTCATTGGTCATTAGTTATTAGTCGACAGTCAACCTATCCATTACCTTAGTTTTAACTGCGATCGCAATTTACAGGGTAAATTTTTATATAGAAGCACATAGAACATATGTAGCGGTGGGTTGACAAATATCGACGATGATTTTGGTGAACCTGCCCCTACAACTGACACGCAAAGCACAGTAAACTAAAGATTCAGAAGCATAATCCCTTTTAGATCAAATTCCATTGTCCCTAGTGCCTCTGTGGCTCATATAACCAAACCCCATGTTAGAAGGTTCAATCCTACAACGGCTAGAAGCGTCCCATCGTCACAGCACCAGACCGATTCGATTCGGGGTGTATTACAAAAATACTCTGGTTGCCCTTTGTCATGCTTTGGAAGACCATATATTGGCAGATGAAAGTCAACCCTTGGTTATTACTGCCTTCCAACGGGGTAAGTGGTATTTACAAGAAGCCCAAAGATATGCAGACATTGCCAAGTCTAGCCGCCAAATTGCGATTATGGCAGCACCAGATGCGGGTTTTGCTGAACATCCTACCAGCCAATTGCCAAATGTGGATTTAGTCGCTTTAGATCCATCTGACCCAGTAGCGCAAGAATGGCATTTGATTATCTTGTCATCAAATTACACAGCAATGGTACTTTGTCAAGAGTTATCTGAGGCTGATTATGGTGTAGGTGGAAGACCGGATTCTGATTTAGAGCGGAAGTTTTATGGGTTGTGGACTTTTGAGCCGGAGTTGGTGAGAGAGACAGCAGAGTTAGCGATCGCGCATATTCAAAAGTACAATCCAGAGTTAGCCGAAAAACTACTCGCCTATGACCAGGAGATTGAGAAAGGAGCGATCGCCTCAGACGAATTGAGTAGTGTCGTTTCTCTTGTGGTAGATTACCTGCAAATAGGACAAGAAGAATTATCTATCCCCGCCGCCATTCGCCACCAAGCCTTAGATAACAACTTAGTTTCTAACGAAATTCAAGCATTTTTGCGCATGGCGCAGCTAATGGATTTAGCCGATATTAAAAATCCCCAAGCCGCCGCCGAAGTCGCAACTTTAGCAGAAACCTTGGCGCAACTTTTGGATCTACCTGCATGGCAAATTAAAAGATTAAAACTAGCAGGATTATTACACCGCATAGATCCATTGCAAAAAGCCGAAAGTATTTTCACGGGTGGAAGCTACCCACAATATCAAGAATCAGCCCCCAGTTGTCCATTAACTTGTGCTTTAGTACCAGGAGCGCAAGCATTACGCAAAATGTCAAGATTACGGGCTGTAGCGCAAATTATTACTCATCAGACCGAGTGGTGGGATGGTACAGGGCAACCTACTGGTTTAGCCGGTGATGAAATTCCCCTAGAGTCGAGAATTTTAGCTTTAGTTGCAGAGTTTCAGTGGCAAGTTAACCAGAAAAAAGTCACAAATCAAAATCGCCAAGAAATATTTGTACAAGCGTTGGAAGAATGCCGCAAGCAAGCAAGCCGCTTTGACCCTAAACTGATAGATGCCCTATCTTTATTAGTCATGGGCTTGCAACAGGGACTTGACTTACCCTTAATGACACCAAAATTTAGTACAGGTATGTGGCTACTTGATTCCCGATGGGATAGCCATAGTAAGACTAATGAGCAGATGAGTAGTTACCCACAATGAATATTGATGCTATTAAACAAGGACAACTCAAACAACTGCCAGGAGCTAATCTAGAAGATGAAGAACTCTCCCAACTAGATTTAAGCCGCATCAATTTGGCTGGCGCTAACCTTGTCGGTACTAATTTCGCTGGTTCTAAACTCGAAGGTGGGCATTTAGAAGGGGCTAACTTGATGGGTGCAACCCTACAAGAAGCTGACTTGAGGGCGAACCTGATGGGAGCCAATTTGATGCAGGCAGATTTAACAGGCGCGGACTTGCGTGGTAGCAATTTACGTGGTGCTAACCTGATGGGAGCCAGACTTAGCGACGTTACTTTGGCAGGTGCTTTCTTGAGTGGCGCTAATTTGATGAACGTCAATTTACAAGGCGTTGACTTACGCAGTGCTGACTTGCGAGGCGTTAACCTGACAGGGGCTAACTTGAAAGGCGCAGACTTAAGCCGTACTGATTTACAAGGTGCGTTGTTAAGCGAGGCGAATCTCGAAGAAGCCGACTTACGGGGGGCAAATCTGGCGGGGGCGAATTTGACAGGAGCTAACTTACTCTGTGCAGAGTTAGAAGGCGCAAATTTGCAAGGTATTAACTTAGATAAAGCCTGTTTTGTAGGAACATTACTAGAAACGAGTTTGTAAATATAGAATGGGTAAGTTGCGAATGGGTAACGGGTAATAGGTAATCGTTAAAACTAATTACCTATTACCACAGATGTCAATACAATATGCAGATTTCCCCAATCCGGTAGGATAGGCTTAGGCTAGACCTAAATGCGATCGCTATGGTAAGAAATCATCCACAATATCAAACAATTCCTCAATTAGAAAACGGCGACAAACTCACTCGTTACGAATTTGAGCGCCGCTACAACGCTACACCTAACATTAGAAAAGCCGAATTGATTGAGGGAATTGTTTATATCGCGCCTAATGCTGTGCGTTTTAGAAGTCACGCTGAACCGCATGGTTGGATAACTGGTTGGGTAGGTACTTACGTAGCAGCTACACCTTGTGTATCTTCTGGAGTGAAAACAACTGTACGCCTAGACTGGGATAACGAATTTCAACCAGATATTATTTTACTCATTGACCAAGCAGCAGGCGGTCAAGCAATAATAAGCGAAGATGATTATATTGAAGGTGCGCCGGAGTTAGTTGTAGAAATTGTTGCTAGTAGTGTAGCGATTGACCTTCATGCTAAAAAACAAGCTTATCGTCGTAACGGAGTTAAAGAATACATCGTTTGGCAAGTGCTTGAGCAAAAATTGACTTGGTTTTATCTAGAACAAGGTGAGTATTTAGAATTAGAGCCTGACGCTGATGGAATTATCCGCAGTCTCATTTTTCCTGGCTTGTGGTTAGCAGTGACCGAGTTATTAGCAGGAAATAAGCAGGCTGTTGTGAATGTTTTACAAACAGGCTTACAATCTCCTGAACACGGGGCTTTTGTTCAGCAATTAGCACAGGGAAGTAATTCGTAATCGCCATGCTCTAATACTATGATCGCAGCCAATATACTGATAAATGATACAATCGCCTGTACTGAATCATACTGAAGCGGTTGATATGGCAGCGCAATCTAACGTAGGGCTTGCTGAAAAAGTCATTTCAAAGGAAGAGAAAAATTGATTAAGTAGTCAGTCCAGAAAAAAGATAAGTTTTTGTTGTTTAAGGTTTAATGAAATATCAGTTTCGATAATAGAAGAAGTAAAAAAAGACTCAGTTTTGAAAAATAGGCAAAAAAATACACAAAAAAGCCGTAATAGCAGAGTAGAAAGATTCATAACTAAAAAAGTTATGGCAATAGCGGTGAAAGAAGTATGAGGAAGTTTAGCCATAACTCTACCAAGGCTAAATCTTCGTTTACCTTGTCCAAACTTGCCCTCAATACAATTACGAATCCTTTCGTCATAAGCGGCTTGTTTCTTCTTTTCAGGGCTGACATTTTGGGGGGGTCTACCTAGTGGTGGGCCACTAATTCTAATTCCCCTTTCTTGACACCAAGCTCGATTCTCCCTCGTCCGATAAATCTTATCAACATGAACTGATTCAGGATAATATCCGGTGTAGTTTTTGTATGCTTCTACTTGTGATTTTAAGTCTCCTGATTCGTTAAAGTTGTCCCAACTAATATGGTCTAAAAATACATAGCCATCATAGTAACTAGCTGAAAACTTAGCCCCAAACTCTACTGTTCTCCCGGCTTTACCTCGGATAATCGGACGAATGTGTGGTTGGTTTAAACTGACAATGCGGTCTTGTATACTAATTTTTTGATTTTCATATAACCATAACTGTTGACGATAAACTTCTGCTACTACTAGCAACATCTTATATTGACTGTTGCTCAGTTTTAATAGTGACGCACCTAAATTTATTAGCTGCTGAATATGAGTTAAATTTCTGTTGATATATTGCAGTTGCTTTCTGATAGCTTTCCTTCTTTCTTTAACTGTTGGTTTTCTTTTCTTGGCTACTGCTAAATAATCCTTTCTTGCTTTGTTTCTGTAGGTTCTTGGTTTGTTGATATTTCTTACTAATAAGGACTTATATAATGTATCTATGATTGTTTCTGTTTGCTTTCTGGCTTGATTTAATAATCCTAAATCTGTCGGATAACTTATGTCTGCTGGCGCACAACTAGCATCTAATATTAATTTTCCTCTATTGGCTGGCTTACTTTTTGAATCCTCGACCTCTGGCTTTTTTGCTCTTACTTCTACCTCCTGTTTATTTTCTAACATC
Above is a genomic segment from Nostoc sp. MS1 containing:
- a CDS encoding PrsW family intramembrane metalloprotease, whose translation is MTNDYLQLAKQGDVNAIASLMNLYFQPQGVTAKASIDDGCLQLILESEQVPDKASSMAFIRQELSTWQPRLINTVRVYGRRTDEPFPDWEETFLLVKQQAETATFLATLRTFKFTSVVPYKDVFSSELYSSNTVKLLLFFGLFPLVIGLVANPANLEQTAWILGIYYASIWGVVLYNLIKPTWFSWQETLKCVFFTAIVGIPLLLLIQRFPLFQLLYAAAESNLGIIPQLIGFILGVGVLEEICKALPVYLFLLRPRKLNEPLTGAFYGAMSGLGFAIAEGSSYSILYAFNLARGQSGFGSYILANTIRFVSLPLFHAILAGIVGYFLGLAAINRSRQLPIMFIGVTLAAVLHGSYNTFSDSVLGLVIIGFTILLFVAYLRRSQQMVAEMQQAELGRPALPPEITQDR
- a CDS encoding DICT sensory domain-containing protein, with amino-acid sequence MLEGSILQRLEASHRHSTRPIRFGVYYKNTLVALCHALEDHILADESQPLVITAFQRGKWYLQEAQRYADIAKSSRQIAIMAAPDAGFAEHPTSQLPNVDLVALDPSDPVAQEWHLIILSSNYTAMVLCQELSEADYGVGGRPDSDLERKFYGLWTFEPELVRETAELAIAHIQKYNPELAEKLLAYDQEIEKGAIASDELSSVVSLVVDYLQIGQEELSIPAAIRHQALDNNLVSNEIQAFLRMAQLMDLADIKNPQAAAEVATLAETLAQLLDLPAWQIKRLKLAGLLHRIDPLQKAESIFTGGSYPQYQESAPSCPLTCALVPGAQALRKMSRLRAVAQIITHQTEWWDGTGQPTGLAGDEIPLESRILALVAEFQWQVNQKKVTNQNRQEIFVQALEECRKQASRFDPKLIDALSLLVMGLQQGLDLPLMTPKFSTGMWLLDSRWDSHSKTNEQMSSYPQ
- a CDS encoding pentapeptide repeat-containing protein, coding for MNIDAIKQGQLKQLPGANLEDEELSQLDLSRINLAGANLVGTNFAGSKLEGGHLEGANLMGATLQEADLRANLMGANLMQADLTGADLRGSNLRGANLMGARLSDVTLAGAFLSGANLMNVNLQGVDLRSADLRGVNLTGANLKGADLSRTDLQGALLSEANLEEADLRGANLAGANLTGANLLCAELEGANLQGINLDKACFVGTLLETSL
- a CDS encoding Uma2 family endonuclease; translated protein: MVRNHPQYQTIPQLENGDKLTRYEFERRYNATPNIRKAELIEGIVYIAPNAVRFRSHAEPHGWITGWVGTYVAATPCVSSGVKTTVRLDWDNEFQPDIILLIDQAAGGQAIISEDDYIEGAPELVVEIVASSVAIDLHAKKQAYRRNGVKEYIVWQVLEQKLTWFYLEQGEYLELEPDADGIIRSLIFPGLWLAVTELLAGNKQAVVNVLQTGLQSPEHGAFVQQLAQGSNS
- a CDS encoding IS5 family transposase, which codes for MYRRAQKQEKAAENFELPFGGKLASDNRWVIMANMIPWSKFEAEYAEIFSARMGAPAKTFRMALGALIIKEKLGISDRETVEQIRENPYLQYFIGMSAYSNESAFDPSMLVHFRERIDIELVNKINQEIVRKMLENKQEVEVRAKKPEVEDSKSKPANRGKLILDASCAPADISYPTDLGLLNQARKQTETIIDTLYKSLLVRNINKPRTYRNKARKDYLAVAKKRKPTVKERRKAIRKQLQYINRNLTHIQQLINLGASLLKLSNSQYKMLLVVAEVYRQQLWLYENQKISIQDRIVSLNQPHIRPIIRGKAGRTVEFGAKFSASYYDGYVFLDHISWDNFNESGDLKSQVEAYKNYTGYYPESVHVDKIYRTRENRAWCQERGIRISGPPLGRPPQNVSPEKKKQAAYDERIRNCIEGKFGQGKRRFSLGRVMAKLPHTSFTAIAITFLVMNLSTLLLRLFCVFFCLFFKTESFFTSSIIETDISLNLKQQKLIFFLD